A portion of the Callithrix jacchus isolate 240 chromosome 13, calJac240_pri, whole genome shotgun sequence genome contains these proteins:
- the BRF2 gene encoding transcription factor IIIB 50 kDa subunit, whose translation MPGRGRCPDCGSTELVEDSHYSQSQLVCSDCGCVVTEGVLTTTFSDEGNLREVTYSRSTGENEQVSRSQQRGLRRVRDLCRVLQLPPTFEDTAVAYYQQAYRHAGIRAARLQKKEVLVGCCVLITCRQHNWPLTMGAICTLLYADLDVFSSTYMQIVKLLGLDVPSLCLAELVKTYCSSFKLFQASPSVPAKYVEDKEKMLSRTLQLVELASETWLVTGRHPLPVITAATFLAWQSLQPAYRLSCSLARFCKLANVDLPYPASSRLQELLAVLLRMAEHLAWLRVLRLDKRSVVKHIGDLLQHRHSLVRSAFRDGAAEVETLEKEPPGQGQGQGEGEVGNNSLGLLQGKRPASPALLLPPCMLKPPKRTCPPPQVSTVTGDEDISDSEIEQYLRTPQEVRDFQRAQAARQAAMSVANPP comes from the exons ATGCCAGGCAGAGGCCGCTGCCCCGACTGCGGCTCTACGGAGCTCGTGGAAGACTCGCACTATTCGCAGAGCCAGCTGGTGTGCTCCGACTGCGGCTGCGTCGTCACAGAGGGGGTCCTTACCACTACCTTCAGCGACGAGGGCAATCTCCGAG AGGTAACATATTCCCGAAGCACAGGGGAAAACGAACAAGTTAGTCGCAGCCAGCAACGAG GTCTCCGCCGAGTGAGAGACCTTTGTCGAGTTCTGCAGTTGCCACCAACATTTGAGGACACCGCGGTTGCCTACTACCAACAGGCATACCGGCATGCTGGCATTCGAGCTGCCAGGCTGCAAAAGAAGGAGGTGTTGGTTGGGTGCTGTGTCTTAATCACCTGTCGACAGCATAACTGGCCCCTAACCATGGGAGCCATCTGCACGCTGTTGTATGCAGATTTGGATGTATTTTCTAGCACTTACATGCAGATAGTGAAGCTCCTGGGACTGGATGTGCCATCTCTGTGCTTGGCAGAACTGGTGAAGACCTATTGCAGCAG CTTCAAACTGTTCCAAGCTTCGCCTTCTGTGCCAGCCAAATATGtggaagacaaagagaagatgCTGTCTCGAACGCTGCAGTTGGTGGAGCTGGCGAGTGAGACGTGGCTGGTGACCGGGCGGCATCCCTTGCCCGTCATCACTGCTGCGACTTTCCTGGCTTGGCAGTCACTGCAGCCTGCATATCGGCTGTCATGCTCCCTTGCTCGATTTTGTAAATTGGCAAATGTGGACCTGCCCTACCCCGCATCCTCCCGCCTGCAGGAGCTGCTGGCTGTACTGCTGCGGATGGCTGAGCACCTGGCCTGGTTACGGGTTTTGAGACTTGACAAACGGTCTGTGGTGAAGCACATTGGTGACCTTCTCCAGCACCGCCACTCGCTGGTCCGCTCGGCCTTTCGGGATGGGGCAGCAGAAGTGGAGACCCTAGAGAAGGAGCCGCCAGGGCAGGGACAGgggcagggagaaggggaagTGGGGAATAATTCCTTAGGTTTGCTCCAGGGGAAGCGACCGGCCAGTCCTGCCCTTCTCCTCCCACCCTGCATGTTGAAGCCCCCGAAGCGgacctgccccccaccccaagtCTCCACCGTCACTGGAGATGAGGACATTTCTGATAGTGAAATAGAACAGTATTTGCGTACCCCTCAGGAAGTTAGGGACTTTCAGAGAGCCCAGGCTGCTAGACAGGCTGCCATGAGTGTCGCTAACCCTCCCTGA